From Pieris rapae chromosome 3, ilPieRapa1.1, whole genome shotgun sequence, a single genomic window includes:
- the LOC110993165 gene encoding uncharacterized protein LOC110993165: protein MLVFKCALLFFFSTFVLSLSSQVSKVYSLGIGLACLYFISGAFAGKILYDRYQYIHILGSLTPNPNVTSYVNRIASISASFLSLGFLSYLFLVLFKKDETTLRALEIFLCGCGTLYMWVQSLLTTYTSTLFYEKKLTVLRQYLANLSFLFLVLMAIFGTLSVFLPEGDSSVMYICNILSSLSSYTMTTIFCIFILSFEKEYVYFSEGIRSNMLIDDTCSLNNASVDESLLDTHTIRRILPRTVS, encoded by the exons ATGTTAGTTTTCAAATGTGCTTTATTATTCTTCTTTTCGACTTTTGTGTTGTc acTAAGTTCGCAAGTTTCAAAAGTTTATTCATTGGGAATTGGTCTTGCCTGTTTATACTTTATCAGTGGAGCATTCG CTGGCAAAATCCTGTATGACAGATACCAGTACATTCATATACTAGGCTCACTAACACCAAATCCAAATGTGACCTCGTATGTAAACAGAATAGCTTCTATTTCTGCATCATTCCTCTCATTGGGCTTCCTCAGTTAcctttttcttgttttatttaag AAAGATGAAACCACTCTCAGAGcacttgaaatatttttatgtggaTGTGGCACTCTTTATATGTGGGTAcag AGTTTACTCACAACATATACATCAACTTTATTTTATGAGAAAAAACTGACAGTATTGAGACAATACCTAGCCAACTTGAGCTTCCTGTTTCTAGTTCTTATGGCAATATTTGGGACCTTATCTGTATTTTTGCCAGaag GTGATTCTAGCGTAATGTACATATGTAACATATTATCATCTCTCAGCAGTTACACAATGACAACtattttctgtatatttatattatcatttgaaaaggaatatgtatatttttcggAG GGAATCCGTTCCAATATGTTAATAGATGACACCTGTTCATTGAACAATGCGTCAGTCGACGAAAGTTTACTAGACACACATACAATAAGGAGAATATTGCCCCGTACTGTGTCCTGA